One genomic window of Ilyobacter polytropus DSM 2926 includes the following:
- the cobC gene encoding alpha-ribazole phosphatase, with protein MGKVILVRHGESEMNRDGLFFGWLDPKLTEKGIKQAHNAKSVIQSFEYDEIYSSDLSRARETADIVNYQGLPVKLSQELREINFGIFEGLTYKEIKEKYPDEVKLWREKWQEYDYENGENVTQLQRRAVEFLKSLDKEKKDIVVVTHWGVINCILSYYITGGLEGYWKFALDTGGVSILEFREGFPVLHGLNIGGK; from the coding sequence ATGGGAAAAGTCATACTGGTAAGACATGGTGAAAGTGAGATGAACAGAGACGGCCTGTTTTTCGGATGGCTCGATCCTAAACTCACAGAAAAAGGTATAAAGCAGGCACATAATGCTAAAAGCGTAATACAAAGTTTTGAATATGACGAAATATATTCTAGTGACTTATCTAGGGCAAGGGAAACTGCAGATATAGTAAATTATCAAGGACTTCCTGTAAAGCTGTCTCAAGAACTTAGGGAGATTAACTTTGGAATTTTTGAAGGGCTCACTTATAAAGAGATAAAGGAAAAATATCCTGATGAAGTTAAATTGTGGAGAGAAAAGTGGCAGGAGTATGACTACGAAAACGGAGAGAATGTAACTCAGCTTCAAAGAAGGGCTGTGGAATTTCTAAAATCACTGGATAAAGAGAAAAAGGATATAGTTGTAGTAACCCACTGGGGAGTAATAAACTGTATATTAAGTTATTATATAACCGGAGGTCTAGAAGGGTATTGGAAATTTGCACTAGATACCGGGGGAGTCAGCATATTAGAA
- the cobS gene encoding adenosylcobinamide-GDP ribazoletransferase, with protein sequence MKGILLLFQFMTRLPIPVKVEYDADEVGKSMKFFPVVGVIIGGILWGAYLVLSKYINNPYAIASLVVLLEIILTGGLHLDGLADTFDGIFSYRSKHRMLEIMKDSRLGSNGALALIIYFILKISLIVEVGFAIILIMPVIARLNSVLNAAIGPYARATGMGKSIVEHTNAIGVLISTVLTSLYVYFIGWHFGEFELGLRLLAIIPLVMLPGAYFAKLMDRKIGGVTGDTLGAVLEMTEILVIFFAAIIL encoded by the coding sequence ATGAAGGGAATTTTACTTTTATTTCAATTTATGACCAGGTTACCTATACCTGTTAAGGTGGAATATGATGCAGACGAAGTGGGGAAAAGCATGAAATTTTTTCCTGTTGTGGGAGTGATTATAGGGGGGATACTTTGGGGGGCTTATCTTGTGCTGAGCAAGTATATAAATAATCCTTATGCCATTGCATCTCTTGTGGTACTTCTAGAAATAATATTGACTGGAGGACTTCACTTAGACGGTCTGGCAGATACATTTGACGGTATATTCAGTTACAGAAGTAAACATCGAATGCTTGAGATAATGAAGGATTCAAGACTGGGATCTAATGGAGCTCTTGCACTGATTATTTATTTTATACTTAAAATATCTCTAATTGTAGAGGTGGGATTTGCAATTATACTTATAATGCCTGTAATAGCAAGGCTAAACAGTGTACTTAATGCAGCAATAGGGCCTTATGCAAGGGCTACAGGAATGGGAAAATCCATAGTAGAGCACACTAATGCCATTGGGGTATTGATTTCTACTGTTTTGACCTCCCTTTATGTATATTTTATAGGTTGGCATTTTGGAGAGTTTGAGTTAGGACTTAGACTTCTTGCAATAATACCGCTTGTGATGCTACCTGGAGCTTATTTTGCAAAACTTATGGACAGAAAGATAGGCGGAGTTACTGGAGATACATTAGGAGCTGTTCTTGAAATGACAGAGATTTTAGTTATTTTCTTTGCAGCGATTATATTATAA
- the cobU gene encoding bifunctional adenosylcobinamide kinase/adenosylcobinamide-phosphate guanylyltransferase, with protein MGRIIYVTGGARSGKSSFAEDHVAASKLKRVYLATSIPFDNEMKLRVEKHKEQRGENWLTIEAYKNLYEILQNKIRDEKIILLDCLTVMVTNLMIMEEERDWDNIGKDELYSIEKSIEAEIKGVFNFVEEKDLELVVVSNELGMGLVPPYALGRHFRDIAGRMNQLVAKRADEAYLVVSGLPMKLK; from the coding sequence ATGGGTAGAATCATCTATGTTACTGGTGGTGCCAGAAGCGGAAAAAGCAGCTTTGCAGAAGACCATGTGGCGGCGAGTAAGTTGAAAAGAGTATATTTAGCCACCTCTATTCCTTTTGATAATGAGATGAAACTCAGAGTAGAAAAGCATAAGGAGCAGAGAGGTGAAAATTGGCTGACCATAGAGGCCTATAAAAATCTCTATGAGATCCTCCAAAACAAAATAAGAGATGAAAAAATTATTCTTTTGGACTGTCTCACAGTAATGGTGACTAACCTAATGATAATGGAAGAAGAACGGGACTGGGACAACATAGGAAAAGATGAACTTTATTCTATTGAAAAATCTATAGAGGCTGAGATAAAGGGAGTTTTTAATTTTGTAGAAGAAAAAGATTTAGAACTGGTAGTGGTGTCAAATGAGCTTGGAATGGGACTTGTTCCACCCTATGCATTAGGAAGACACTTTAGAGATATAGCAGGGAGAATGAACCAGCTAGTAGCCAAAAGAGCAGATGAAGCCTACTTAGTTGTATCAGGACTGCCGATGAAATTAAAATAA